One Thermococcus kodakarensis KOD1 genomic window carries:
- a CDS encoding NUDIX domain-containing protein yields the protein MDRYVLLVKAPRGADLSSFRDEAKALAEKYGFEAETHRCIGLTVDAVIVYNNGIVLIKRKNEPFKDHYALPGGFVEYGETVEEALLREVKEETGLDVKPVKLVGVYSRPDRDPRGHTVTVAFLCIGEGELKAGDDAKEVFVFPIEEALNLPLAFDHGEILRDALSLR from the coding sequence ATGGACAGGTACGTTCTTCTGGTTAAGGCCCCGAGAGGGGCCGACTTATCTTCCTTTAGAGACGAAGCAAAGGCGCTGGCAGAGAAATACGGCTTTGAAGCAGAGACCCACAGGTGTATCGGCCTTACGGTCGATGCCGTGATAGTGTACAACAATGGAATCGTCCTGATAAAGCGGAAAAACGAGCCCTTCAAAGACCACTACGCCCTTCCAGGAGGCTTCGTCGAATACGGCGAGACCGTTGAGGAGGCCCTTCTGCGTGAGGTTAAGGAAGAGACGGGACTTGACGTGAAGCCAGTGAAGCTAGTGGGCGTTTATTCAAGGCCCGACAGGGACCCCAGAGGACACACGGTAACGGTTGCTTTCCTCTGCATCGGGGAGGGAGAGCTGAAGGCAGGCGACGACGCCAAGGAAGTCTTCGTGTTCCCGATAGAGGAAGCCCTGAACCTCCCACTGGCATTTGACCACGGGGAGATACTCAGGGACGCGCTCAGTCTGAGGTGA